The following proteins are encoded in a genomic region of Vanessa cardui chromosome W, ilVanCard2.1, whole genome shotgun sequence:
- the LOC124542799 gene encoding uncharacterized protein LOC124542799 codes for MANKCNQCGKFLSTTDGAKCNKCNSVFHRLCVNVSPDSRLPARWTCPGCRRTENKNKSVVNTESPSMGDIFTDASSADNEEKNSAVCLAEEMRLLRLELMSVTREITSFRVELTRMNDNMAEFNKRVDNVEERLTSLEEKNSGSVDQNLNNVIAQLKSDINDREQKSLINDIQITGLPERSGENAVHLTLAVTKKLGLALDSYDIVSAERAGPHRALVSSEERQRPRPVIVRLARRSLRDDIVKAARVRRGTDTSGVTDGDPSRVYINEHLTRFNRLLFYKAREEGKRHGWRFIWTREGRIYMRR; via the exons ATGGCCAACAAATGTAATCAATGCGGCAAGTTCTTATCAACTACAGATGGCGCAAAGTGCAATAAGTGTAATTCGGTATTCCATCGATTGTGCGTCAACGTTAGCCCCGACTCCCGCCTCCCCGCGCGCTGGACGTGCCCAGGGTGCCGCAGAACGGAAAATAAGAACAAGTCTGTCGTAAATACTGAGTCGCCTTCTATGGGTGATATATTTACAGATGCTAGTTCGGCTGATAATGAGGAGAAGAACTCAGCGGTATGCTTGGCTGAGGAAATGAGGCTTCTGCGGTTAGAGCTTATGTCGGTCACGCGAGAAATAACTTCGTTCAGGGTTGAGTTAACGAGAATGAACGACAATATGgccgaatttaataaaagggTCGACAACGTAGAGGAGCGTTTGACTTCTTTGGAAGAAAAAAACTCGGGGTCTGtcgatcaaaatttaaataatgtcattGCGCAATTAAAATCAGACATCAACGATCGTGAACAAAAGTCGCTAATAAATGACATCCAAATAACGGGTTTGCCGGAACGGAGTGGTGAGAATGCTGTCCATCTGACTCTAGCGGTCACGAAGAAATTAGGCCTGGCTCTCGACTCCTACGATATTGTGAGCGCGGAGCGAGCCGGCCCGCATCGCGCACTAGTGTCGAGTGAGGAGCGTCAGCGTCCGCGACCAGTGATCGTGCGATTGGCGCGGCGGTCTCTGCGCGACGATATCGTAAAGGCGGCGCGGGTACGACGCGGCACCGACACATCAGGCGTCACTGACGGCGATCCTTCCCGAGTCTATATCAATGAGCATCTGACTCGCTTTAATCGCCTGTTGTTTTATAAAGCGAGAGAGGAGGGCAAACGACACGGTTGGCGCTTCATATGGACGCGAGAAGGCAGAATATATATGCGAC GATAG